The Urbifossiella limnaea nucleotide sequence CCTGTTCGACGCGCTGAAGAACAACCGCATCGCCGGCGCCGGGCTGGACGTGTTCGAGAACGAGCCCCCGGGCGCGAACCCGCTCCTGACGCTGGACAACGTGGTGATGACGGCGCACACCGCGGGCGTGGACCTTCTCAGCCGCGACGACATGGCGCGCGCCGCCGGCGAGGCGATCGCGCGGCTGATCACGGGGGTGTGGCCGGCCGACTGGGTGGTCAACCCGGCGGTGAAGGCGGCGTTTGAGTCGCGGGGCTGAACCGCTCGTCGTCAGGGGCTGCGCCCGGTGACGGTCCACGTCACCGGGATGACCAACTCCTCACCCGGCGGCCGGTCGGCGAGCCGCATGCGCAGCCGGGCCGCCCCCGGGCGCGTCGCCGCCACCGTGACGCGAACCGCCGTCACCGGCGCGGCTGCGTCCGGCCAGCGGGCCGTCACCTCGGGCGAATCGCTCACCACCCCCAGCACGCGAATCGGCGTGCCGTCGGGGCTCCGCAGCTGAACCAGCGCCGACACCTCCGGCGTCGCTGCGGTCAGCCGCACGGCCACCGCCTCCGGCGACGCCACGACGCCGGCGGCCGCCCGCTTCCGCACCCGCACCGGCACGCGGAACTCGGGATACGCCGCGTCGCCGGTCTGGAGCACCACCGTCTCCTCGCGCTCGCCGGCCGGGGCGTCCGCGGTCAGCGTCAGCGTCACCGTCTGCCGCCGCACGCCGTCCGCCCCCACCGCGGGTGGCGCCGCCGTGGCTGTCAGGTGCGGGCTGCTCGAAGCGGCCCGCAGCACCGTGAGCGGGGTCGGCCGGCTGTCGGTGATCGTGAGCGCCTGCGTGGCCCCGCCGGCGGTCGAGAACGCCACCTGCGGGGGGCTCACCACCACCTCGCGGGAAAGATTCGCGGTCAGCGTCAGCACGAGCTCGCCGGGCTGCGGGCCGCCCGGCGTGTCCACCTGATAGCCGACGGCGACCTGCCAGCGGTTCGGGCCGTCGGGCTGCGTCAGGGTGTTGATCTCGACCGCGAGCCGGGCCGTCTCGCCGGGCTGGAGTGCCTCGGCGCTCAGGCCGCGGCGGACGCAGCCGCAGCCGGCTTCGACCTTGAGAATCGTGAGTTTCCCGGCCGCGCCGCGGTGCGTCAGGTCGAACGCCTGCACCAGCGGCGGGCCGGCCTTGACGTCGCCGCGGGCGGCGACGGGCGTCGGGGTGTGGAGGGCCGGCGCGGGCTGCGCCGCCGCGAGCAGCGCGACGAGTGCGTACATAGCCGCGGGGATAGCGTCGGCTGCCGCGGCGGGCAATGCCGGCCGGACCGGCCTTCCCGCGAGCGCCGCGGCGGGGTATACCCGACGGGTGACCGGTGTACGCCCTGTCAGGTCTGCCCCGCGAGCCGCCGATGCCCGACCCCATGACCGACCGCCTGCCGCCGCACAGCCGTGACGCCGAGGAGGGCGTCATCGGCGGCGTCCTGCGCGACCCCGACGTGCTGTCCACGGTCCTGCAGATCATCAAGGCCGAGAACTTCTACTTCGACGCCCACCAGAAGGTCTTCCAGGCGGTCGTCGACCTTTACAACGACAACCAAC carries:
- a CDS encoding DUF1573 domain-containing protein; its protein translation is MYALVALLAAAQPAPALHTPTPVAARGDVKAGPPLVQAFDLTHRGAAGKLTILKVEAGCGCVRRGLSAEALQPGETARLAVEINTLTQPDGPNRWQVAVGYQVDTPGGPQPGELVLTLTANLSREVVVSPPQVAFSTAGGATQALTITDSRPTPLTVLRAASSSPHLTATAAPPAVGADGVRRQTVTLTLTADAPAGEREETVVLQTGDAAYPEFRVPVRVRKRAAAGVVASPEAVAVRLTAATPEVSALVQLRSPDGTPIRVLGVVSDSPEVTARWPDAAAPVTAVRVTVAATRPGAARLRMRLADRPPGEELVIPVTWTVTGRSP